One genomic segment of Oenanthe melanoleuca isolate GR-GAL-2019-014 chromosome 5, OMel1.0, whole genome shotgun sequence includes these proteins:
- the SYT8 gene encoding synaptotagmin-8, translated as MAVAGRRGTTASPHTSITTTAWPGSLDSWLSWIPLPKWALITVAVAGAILLLLFLICIVKCCCSKKKPKKKERIGLCAVSNSSTTNLVQPEMEDLEWEVEQKRRGKLQYSLEYNFRIQELKVGVKQAVELKAMDSGGTSDPYVIVYLTSDMRKRYETKVYRKTLNPIFNESFTFQVPQAEMSESTLVMQVYDFNRFAKHDIIGEVRLPLASVNLQHVIEQWSDLAVASKVEEEHLGEICFSLRYVPSTGKLTVLILEAKQLKRMDSNGLSDPFVKVHLILNRKKWKKKRTSVKKNTINPYFNEVFVFEVPFSQIQNVDVVISVWDHDKVTKNEPIGKLFLGCRATGNQLRHWSDMLSNPRRPLAQWHILQPPDVVDKALGLKSHLKLPLHSR; from the exons ATGGCAgtggcaggcaggagaggcacTACAGCCTCCCCACACACCAGCATCACCACCACGGCTTGGCCAGGCTCCCTGGACAGCTGGCTTAGCTGGATCCCGT TACCCAAATGGGCCCTCATCACCGTGGCTGTGGCAGGGGCcattctcctccttctcttcctcatcTGCATTgtcaagtgctgctgcagcaagaaGAAGCCCAAGAAGAAGGAGAGAATCGGCTTGTGTGCCGTCAGCAACTCCAGCACAACCAACCTT gtcCAGCCTGAGATGGAGGACTTGGAGTGGGAAGTAGAGCAGAAGCGGCGAGGAAAGCTGCAGTACTCCCTGGAGTACAACTTCCGCATACAGGAG CTGAAAGTTGGTGTGAAGCAGGCAGTTGAGCTGAAGGCCATGGACAGTGGAGGCACATCTGACCCGTATGTGATTGTCTACCTAACATCCGATATGAGGAAGAGATATGAGACCAAGGTTTACCGCAAGACCCTGAACCCCATCTTCAACGAGAGCTTCACTTTCCAG GTACCCCAGGCTGAGATGTCTGAATCCACACTGGTGATGCAGGTCTATGACTTCAACCGCTTTGCCAAGCATGACATCATTGGTGAGGTCCGGCTGCCCCTGGCCAGTGTCAACCTGCAGCATGTCATCGAGCAGTGGAGTGACCTGGCGGTGGCCAGTAAAGTGGAG GAAGAGCATTTGGGTGAGATCTGCTTCTCACTGCGCTatgtccccagcacaggcaaGCTGACAGTGCTCATCCTGGAAGCCAAGCAGCTGAAGCGGATGGATTCTAATGGACTCTCAG ATCCTTTTGTCAAGGTGCATCTTATActgaacagaaagaaatggaagaaaaaaaggacaagtgTGAAGAAAAACACCATAAACCCTTACTTCAATgaggtgtttgtttttgaggTGCCTTTCAGTCAGATCCAG AATGTGGACGTGGTCATCTCTGTCTGGGATCATGACAAAGTGACCAAGAACGAGCCCATTGGCAAACTCTTCCTGGGCTGCCGAGCCACAGGCAACCAGCTGCGGCACTGGTCCGACATGCTGTCCAACCCACGGCGGCCCCTCGCCCAGTGGCacatcctgcagcccccagacgTGGTGGACAAAGCCCTGGGACTGAAGTCCCACCTCAAGCTGCCCCTACACTCCAGATAG
- the TNNI2 gene encoding troponin I, fast skeletal muscle produces MGTDNLFSCFFHLQKKRRAATARRQHLKSAMLQLAVTEIEKEAAAKEVEKQNYLAEHCPPLSLPGSMQELQELCKKLHAKIESVDEERYDTEVKLQKTTKELEDLSQKLFDLRGKFKRPPLRRVRMSADAMLRALLGSKHKVCMDLRANLKQVKKEDTEKEKDLRDVGDWRKNIEEKSGMEGRKKMFEAGES; encoded by the exons ATGGGCACTGATAAccttttctcttgtttcttCCACTTGCAGAAAAAGAGGAGGGCAGCCACTGCCCGTCGGCAGCACCTGAAG aGTGCTATGCTCCAGCTTGCTGTcactgaaatagaaaaagaagcagctgctAAAGAAGTGGAAAAGCAAAACTACCTGGCAGAACATTGCCCTCCTCTGTCACTCCCAGGATCCATGCAGGAACTTCAG GAACTGTGCAAAAAGCTTCATGCCAAGATAGAGTCAGTGGATGAGGAGAGGTATGACACAGAGGTGAAGTTACAGAAGACTACCAAGGAG CTGGAAGACTTGAGCCAGAAACTCTTTGACCTGCGTGGCAAGTTCAAGCGGCCGCCGCTGCGCAGGGTGCGCATGTCGGCTGACGCCATGCTGcgggccctgctgggctccaaGCACAAGGTCTGCATGGACCTCCGAGCCAACCTGAAGCAAGTGAAGAAGGAGGACACTGAGAAG GAGAAGGATCTCCGTGATGTCGGTGACTGGAGGAAGAACATTGAGGAGAAGTCTGGCATGGAGGGCAGGAAGAAGATGTTCGAGGCTGGCGAGTCCTAA
- the LOC130253939 gene encoding cytosolic 5'-nucleotidase 1A-like, producing the protein MAELESTVINTNVKQKDPSTALVIAVTTRAIFNLEEEHKLYLEKGKEEYTRHQQANQDKPLPPGTAFAFIQAVQYVNKKILESNPAERELFDILVLSNNSPESGVRIINSAKHYGLEISKFCFVSDEDSTQYLKSHGVKLFLSADRTDVCNALQRGVSAALVFQQEVQAPSTPLRVVFDGDAVLFSDETDQIFQEQGLEGAVQYERAMEAVPIGEGPLKAFAMQLGKMRKKFGQEKSPIRTYLVTARSGRDMGIRAIKTLREWGLPIDEAFFMDGAPKGPILAQIQPHIFFDDGLHNIQGAQNVGVPSAWVPSCC; encoded by the exons atggcagagctggaaagcaCAGTCATAAACACCAATGTAAAACAG aaagaccccagcacagcactggtcATTGCTGTGACCACTAGAGCCATCTTTAACCTGGAAGAGGAGCATAAGCTCTACCTGGAGAAGGGCAAGGAGGAGTACACAAGGCACCAGCAGGCCAACCAGGACAAGCCCCTGCCACCAGGCACAGCCTTTGCCTTCATCCAG GCAGTGCAGTATGTTAACAAGAAGATCCTGGAGAGCAACCCAGCAGAGAGGGAGCTCTTTGACATCCTAGTGCTCTCCAACAACAGCCCAGAGAGCGGCGTGCGCATCATCAACAGCGCCAAGCACTACG GCCTGGAGATCTCCAAGTTCTGCTTCGTCAGTGACGAGGACTCCACACAGTACCTGAAGTCCCACGGCGTCAAGCTGTTCCTCTCAGCTGACAGGACAGATGTCTGCAATGCCCTCCAGAGAG GGGTCTCGGCAGCGCTCGTCTTCCAGCAGGAGGTGCAGGCCCCCAGCACTCCGCTCCGCGTGGTGTTTGACGGGGATGCCGTGCTCTTCTCCGACGAGACAGACCAGATATTCCAggagcagggcctggagggggCCGTGCAGTACGAGCGGGCGATGGAGGCCGTCCCCATAGGAGAG gGTCCCCTGAAGGCTTTTGCCATGCAGCTGGGGAAGATGCGGAAGAAGTTTGGCCAGGAGAAGTCCCCGATCCGCACGTACCTGGTGACAGCCCGCAGCGGCAGGGACATGGGCATCCGAGCCATCAAGACGCTCCGGGAATGGGGTCTGCCCATCGACGAGGCTTTCTTCATGGATGGGGCTCCCAAGGGCCCCATCCTCGCCCAGATCCAGCCTCACATCTTCTTCGATGATGGGCTTCATAACATCCAAGGGGCTCAAAATGTGGGGGTGCCCTCTGCCTGggtcccctcctgctgctga